In Pseudothermotoga hypogea DSM 11164 = NBRC 106472, the following are encoded in one genomic region:
- a CDS encoding carbohydrate ABC transporter permease has translation MIAKRTFSRISLKVVSIFLLTVLAISTLLPYIVMVSSSLMAQFEIYSFPPKLFPTTPRFQNYVEMWKSQPWGRYIFNTVFVSICVLAGQLLLVSMGGYALSRLNFPGRDTIFRIFIGFMMLPGVVTLIPGFIILRSLGWIDTYMALIIPSLGNIWGMFLTRQYMLTLPQSLEDAARIDGASEFTIFWRIILPLCKPVLATVATFTFLGTWKSFLWPLIVTRSKEMRMIEVGIAMFATQYTIDYPIQLAAATLSSIPLIVVYFVAQKWLLQGIKLSSGYER, from the coding sequence TTGATTGCGAAAAGAACATTTTCACGAATCTCGTTGAAAGTCGTTTCGATATTCCTGTTGACAGTTTTAGCCATTTCCACGCTGTTGCCGTACATTGTCATGGTTTCTTCATCTCTCATGGCACAGTTCGAGATATACAGTTTCCCACCGAAGTTGTTCCCAACCACTCCAAGATTTCAAAATTACGTTGAAATGTGGAAGTCCCAACCTTGGGGTAGATACATCTTCAACACAGTCTTTGTGTCCATCTGTGTTCTTGCGGGTCAGCTTTTGCTGGTATCCATGGGAGGGTACGCACTATCGAGGTTGAATTTCCCCGGCAGGGATACCATCTTCAGAATATTCATAGGTTTCATGATGCTACCCGGTGTGGTTACGCTCATACCTGGTTTCATAATACTTCGCAGCCTGGGGTGGATAGATACCTACATGGCGTTGATAATTCCGTCGCTCGGGAACATATGGGGTATGTTTTTGACCAGACAGTACATGCTCACGCTACCACAGAGCTTAGAAGATGCGGCAAGGATAGATGGCGCTTCAGAGTTTACGATCTTCTGGAGAATAATACTGCCGCTGTGTAAACCTGTCCTCGCAACCGTTGCGACATTCACTTTTCTCGGTACATGGAAGTCTTTTCTGTGGCCTCTCATAGTGACCAGGAGCAAAGAGATGAGAATGATAGAGGTCGGGATAGCGATGTTTGCAACGCAGTACACGATAGACTATCCGATACAGCTTGCGGCCGCCACTCTTTCGTCGATTCCTTTGATCGTAGTTTACTTTGTGGCACAGAAATGGCTCCTTCAGGGCATCAAATTGTCCTCGGGTTATGAGAGATAA
- a CDS encoding carbohydrate ABC transporter permease, with amino-acid sequence MSKKAKMYAISSVVFFTAVLFVVSIFYTEQSVMKYKEDLEKESVRTSSFVLNSFLYSFEKRVSDILLKEDLSISRLDELNQKFLQFCSFVIWMDLAGNVVKDLGKLPADDLYNDLLVQTVLYEDYGTFLTDLYPLGEGLQIRTATILQSSEGEDLVFVSGTMLPKEFFSQIERLTQRKVFFVSKAGEIFGEGFAVDKDVLKKASESHSPEIHLTADGKLLTVIPIFDFQEWNLKGFIINCLQIEPFKRSIFRLQLIDFFLFLVSSISLVVGILVAARKGARGLRFLPLFSFPLFLTVLYIFIFQIPGTMQREYANYVESTAKVLSDWGNTYLENRRFEDVKKLMNVQVMLSHNGRIVLSTFRGGLSQTLENWKSKYEIGNVEVGQVHVNKVRYTYWKMTSGERTFIALKEETPLVNSAAKVRLLGMIVVAVFVMFLWVLSFAIKNAERPRFLRATLIGYIFLAPALIHLIWWAVGPVAFSMILAFQRWNVVDPAKPFVGLDNFRELFRDKLFWNAMKNTALFSLQVPISMFFSLLVAIAVNRPTRSMALLRTVYYLPVVTAGVSTTIVWRWIFNRDFGLLNYILGIFGVPKIPWLTSPNTALIAIMLLSIWQSLGSQMVIFLAGLQSIPQAFYEAASIDGANRFQRFSKITLPLLKPTTMFVFITSVIGSFQVFTPVYVLTQGGPLRSTDVVFYHIWEAAWIELRMGYAAAQSWMLFLVLLVLTYFQFKLFGKESWQQYF; translated from the coding sequence GTGAGCAAGAAAGCGAAAATGTATGCGATCTCATCTGTGGTATTTTTCACCGCTGTCCTTTTTGTTGTTTCCATTTTTTACACGGAACAGAGCGTCATGAAATACAAAGAAGATCTGGAAAAAGAATCTGTGAGGACCAGCTCCTTCGTTTTGAACAGCTTCTTGTACAGTTTCGAGAAAAGGGTATCTGACATCCTTTTGAAGGAAGATTTGTCCATTTCGAGGTTGGATGAGTTGAATCAAAAGTTCCTGCAATTCTGTTCTTTCGTCATCTGGATGGATCTGGCTGGAAACGTGGTCAAAGATCTTGGCAAGCTACCTGCCGATGATTTGTACAACGATCTTTTGGTCCAAACAGTTCTCTACGAAGACTATGGGACTTTTCTAACGGATCTCTACCCTCTGGGCGAAGGTCTACAGATCAGGACTGCGACGATCCTTCAGTCTTCGGAAGGTGAGGATTTAGTCTTCGTGTCAGGAACCATGCTCCCGAAAGAGTTTTTCTCTCAGATCGAGCGACTGACTCAACGGAAGGTGTTCTTCGTATCAAAAGCTGGAGAGATCTTCGGTGAAGGATTCGCTGTGGACAAAGATGTTCTGAAGAAAGCTTCGGAGAGTCATTCACCCGAAATCCATCTAACTGCGGATGGGAAGTTGTTGACTGTGATACCAATCTTCGATTTCCAAGAATGGAATCTCAAAGGTTTTATCATAAATTGCTTACAGATTGAGCCATTCAAGAGGAGTATTTTCCGATTGCAACTCATCGACTTCTTCCTGTTCCTCGTTTCTTCGATTTCTTTGGTGGTGGGAATACTCGTCGCTGCAAGAAAAGGTGCAAGGGGTCTTCGCTTCTTACCATTGTTTTCTTTTCCGTTGTTCTTGACCGTTCTGTACATCTTCATTTTTCAAATACCTGGAACGATGCAGAGAGAGTACGCGAACTACGTTGAATCAACCGCGAAGGTGCTGAGCGATTGGGGCAACACCTACTTGGAAAATCGACGTTTCGAAGATGTCAAGAAACTGATGAACGTTCAAGTCATGTTGAGTCATAACGGGAGAATCGTTTTATCGACTTTTCGGGGAGGACTTTCGCAGACGTTAGAAAACTGGAAATCAAAATACGAAATCGGAAATGTTGAAGTGGGACAAGTTCACGTAAATAAAGTTCGTTACACTTACTGGAAGATGACCTCGGGTGAGCGAACCTTTATCGCACTGAAGGAAGAAACGCCGCTTGTGAACAGTGCCGCAAAGGTGAGGCTCTTGGGAATGATCGTGGTTGCCGTCTTTGTCATGTTCCTGTGGGTACTCTCTTTTGCGATCAAAAACGCAGAACGACCTCGGTTCCTCAGAGCCACGTTGATCGGATACATCTTTTTGGCACCCGCACTCATCCATTTGATTTGGTGGGCAGTTGGACCGGTTGCCTTCTCCATGATACTGGCTTTCCAAAGGTGGAACGTGGTGGATCCCGCAAAACCTTTCGTCGGTTTGGACAACTTCAGAGAGCTCTTCCGTGACAAACTCTTTTGGAACGCTATGAAGAACACCGCTCTATTTTCTCTGCAGGTCCCGATCAGCATGTTCTTTTCTCTGTTAGTCGCAATCGCAGTCAACAGACCTACGAGAAGTATGGCACTGTTGAGAACTGTATACTATCTTCCCGTGGTCACGGCGGGTGTTTCGACGACGATCGTGTGGAGGTGGATATTCAACAGAGATTTCGGCCTCCTGAACTACATACTGGGTATCTTTGGTGTCCCGAAAATCCCATGGTTGACGTCTCCCAACACTGCTTTGATAGCCATAATGTTGTTGAGTATCTGGCAGTCTTTGGGAAGTCAAATGGTGATCTTCTTGGCGGGTCTTCAAAGCATACCACAAGCATTCTACGAAGCTGCAAGTATAGATGGTGCGAACAGATTCCAAAGATTCAGCAAGATAACGCTTCCTCTCTTGAAACCAACCACCATGTTCGTGTTCATCACGAGCGTCATAGGTTCGTTCCAAGTCTTCACCCCTGTTTACGTACTCACGCAGGGTGGTCCTTTGAGAAGTACGGACGTGGTCTTCTATCACATATGGGAAGCAGCTTGGATAGAGCTGAGAATGGGATACGCCGCAGCACAGTCTTGGATGCTCTTCCTTGTTTTGCTGGTTCTGACGTATTTCCAGTTCAAACTCTTTGGAAAAGAAAGCTGGCAACAGTACTTTTGA
- a CDS encoding ABC transporter substrate-binding protein — translation MRKLVVIAVILALVTLGFGKTKLRVASWAGALEAQLDEKILAEFMRTHPDVEVVYEPIPQNYYQKILTDIAAGTPPDVFLLDAEMVPRYAEEKLLLNLAPYLSGLASEGVSGTNLSEYFEVLVDIFKLGRSIYALPKDTSPVAVFYNKKLFDMYGVPYPSAKGWTLKEFEETVSKLAKDTDKDGKNDVWGFAFPSWVGVAVPLLWAGGGDVFSPDFTQTTGYLNSETNVKTYSFYVDLLKKGYAPTPEEAAALGGASSLFFTGRVAMVITGRWFWISVKKQIEQGAPIDAGVAPLPCAVGVQNVTVTYASGWAVPANVANKKLAVELAAWLSSEYAQRERCLVGGLAISANKKIAQEQAKASPIDAAFIEMLSYARVPVGSRTKFYRPLFERTWAEAVDRIIIKGETVKQAFDWAAEQIDKAIKEGRVE, via the coding sequence CTCGCAGAATTCATGAGAACGCATCCAGACGTTGAGGTTGTCTATGAGCCCATACCTCAGAACTATTACCAAAAGATCCTGACAGACATAGCGGCCGGAACTCCTCCAGATGTCTTCCTGTTGGACGCAGAAATGGTGCCGAGGTATGCGGAAGAAAAGCTTCTCTTGAACCTGGCACCGTATTTGTCTGGGTTGGCCTCGGAAGGAGTTAGCGGAACGAATCTGAGCGAATACTTCGAAGTTCTCGTTGACATTTTCAAACTCGGCAGGTCTATTTATGCACTCCCCAAAGACACAAGTCCCGTCGCAGTGTTCTACAACAAAAAACTGTTCGACATGTACGGAGTACCTTACCCATCCGCAAAGGGATGGACATTGAAAGAATTCGAGGAGACTGTCTCAAAGCTCGCCAAAGATACCGATAAAGACGGTAAGAACGATGTTTGGGGATTTGCTTTCCCGAGCTGGGTCGGTGTCGCCGTACCGTTGTTGTGGGCTGGCGGAGGAGACGTCTTCTCACCTGATTTCACTCAAACCACAGGTTATCTCAACAGCGAGACGAACGTGAAGACCTACAGCTTCTACGTCGACCTTTTGAAGAAAGGCTATGCGCCAACTCCAGAGGAAGCAGCAGCCCTTGGAGGTGCTTCGTCACTCTTCTTCACTGGAAGAGTTGCCATGGTCATCACTGGTAGGTGGTTCTGGATCAGCGTGAAGAAGCAGATAGAACAGGGCGCACCGATCGATGCAGGTGTTGCTCCGCTCCCGTGTGCTGTGGGTGTTCAAAACGTTACTGTGACCTACGCTTCCGGTTGGGCTGTTCCAGCCAACGTCGCAAACAAGAAGTTAGCCGTCGAGCTGGCAGCATGGCTCTCCAGTGAATACGCACAAAGAGAGAGGTGTTTGGTCGGTGGGCTGGCCATATCTGCCAACAAGAAAATAGCTCAGGAGCAGGCCAAGGCGAGCCCCATAGATGCAGCCTTCATAGAGATGCTGAGTTATGCGAGGGTACCAGTGGGTTCGAGAACGAAGTTCTACAGACCTCTCTTCGAAAGAACATGGGCGGAAGCCGTCGACAGGATCATAATCAAGGGCGAAACGGTAAAACAAGCGTTCGATTGGGCGGCTGAACAGATCGACAAGGCTATAAAAGAGGGCAGAGTGGAATGA